gtcaaatattaaatataatttatttccctgagaagtcacttacacaagaggcaggTGACTGCTGCAGGTTCTAGCTCCCCCGATCCACCCAGGCTGTGACTCACCAGAAGGAAGAGACCTCACTGGTGTCCACTACCCCAGATATAGTCCTACCTTCCTTCATGTCTGcccctgtgaccacacccaaacaggtgtggtcagtgctacaggtgtgggtgGGTGcttatctcactacaattccccttgtAGTCTAAAAAGAGATTTAGGCTTGATATGAAACTATAtgcaaagatagcaaatatcaagtatgttCTAGGAGAAGGGAAAGTAAGAAaaacacacttaagacctattgccagtgaagcaacaagaacaaatggcaagaactacatattcagtcctagggtaaaggcataacagagattactatagaattgtcctaagctggaaagttttaagtcttgtacctaatatttctatctaggaagagagaacaataattgtgacagtctaatcttcaacctcatcaaagatctgagaaggaggataacaatactagggtaggcaggaagtgcaggcgaccaacttccaaaaggtgcagGGAAGATAGAGACaccaggctacctggacagtcacccaaagtctcacagcagcattggggcaaccagctttggctaaggtcTAAAGTATCTGACTGatcaacacagaagcagggaggtagaaaggctgtcttagCCTGACTTGGCAAGGCCcagcagtcttctaagtttatctcctgcaagcacagtaggacagcatgtccaaagtcagcagtcaaggtgggggcagttctttgcccaagaggccattagctGAGGAAAGAATGGACTCCAGAAGGAGTATAAACAGTGCCTAACATCTTTTTGGGAAAGCTGGGTGCCGTCAGGAGCAATTGCGTCTCATGTAAACGGAGTAATAATATTAAAacctttaaatgccatattcttcagGTCTATGAAGTgcttgaagatcaaatatctatgtctggctaatctcatagataagaaacatgggtggTAAAAGTCTATAATTCTCGGAAACATAGTTGTACAAaggctgaagcttcccaaaataatttggCAAGgacaatgatatatatatatatatatatatatatatatatattaacagagatagaactgaaatgtcttggcTAGAGTTAGAACTGTTAGAACTGTGTAGTGCAATATGAGAAAATATCCTAAGTTGtatcaatataaaaaaattatatacatcaagatagttttatatttgtgtgtaaaactttgtaaacagaaagaagaccctaaacaATCAATATACAATAatctaaaaatttaatttatcTATAGCTAACAGCTGCTAAAGTTAgttcactagaaaatatgttaatctacctatatcccatcttaaccatacctttcccatccacacccttaaacttatctaaaagagatTCCCGAGTCTGAGCATCACCTACcatacccaaccctaaacaactaAAACCGACCCTATGCAGGTGAGTACTATCTGTTAAAGCCAACAGTAGGGAAAAGGAGTGCTGTTTTATTGGGAttgcttcctgctgaaatgggacagcaaactccatgggatcctgtaggaaaaaaaattagaacaacaaaaagtcttgagaggactagctgtaacatttgtagctagaCTCTGAGTGgcaggagatgcttgattgaagctCATTTCTGAAGCTCTGCCCAGGGTGTCTTAAGAAGGTGCACCATTTCAGCTAGCTAGCATGGAGTTGTCTCTAGCCTTATTGTCCCAAACCAGTTTTAGGGTTTGTTAGTCCAGAGGCATCAAGTTGAATCAAGTGGAATCGATGAAGTGGGGCCCCATCTTCTTTCCGAAGAGTTCAAAGATTGCTATTACGAatatttttgtttgctgtggAGGACTTAAACACTAATACTGGCACAGAAAGTTTAACTTCCGTAGGTAAACATACAGGGAAAGGTAATAATAAGGATGAAATTAAGAATGAGGAAAATTAGGATTTTAGAGAATACAGAATTCAGACAATAGTagtcctagattttgttttcttctgtctttcaccAATGACCTTTTGATATGAGAtgaaaactctgaattttatttaaacaccATGTTTGAATTTGGAGAAGGAGGGCCAAGTGCAAATCCAAAGCCAAATCTGATTTTTATGTGAATAGGGACTATGATAgtgctgggaagcagagaaacagaagacaaaagtTTAGTATAAATGTTATACCATATGTGAGACTCTTCTTTGTATGATggttctttctggatagctaCTGGATAGctatcctctcttcttctccaaaTGTGGCAGCACAGATTATGACTCATgggactaggttcaaatattaaatataatttatttcagggagaagtcacttacacaagaggcaggTGACTGCCACAGGTTCCAGCGCCAAGGATCCTCCCAGACTGTTCTCTGTGACCTGACCAGAAGCAAGAGTGTGTTCTGGGGTCtgggaccccagatctagtcctacCCTCCATCATGTCAACTGTGACCACACTCAAACAagcatggtcagtgctacaggtgtgggtggggtggatatTTTAGTCTAGGACACTGATCCCTATATGAAATATTTGTAAACCATCAATTCTTTATTGGATATTGATTTCAGTGATTAATCTTTCTTTCCAATGTGTCTAATTGTAGAGGTGTTCAAACTATTCTGACAGACAGCAAAGGCTTTCAGTACTTCAACAGTCTATACTTTTCCATTAAGTCTTTCTATCTTTCCTTCAAGTGTTGGTTTAATGGTAAAGTCTCcacatctgttttatttttattttccacttaCCTAGAAAGAAAACCCTGATGTTGGGTTGTGGCAATGAACCAAAAGATATGTCATTGGAAATAAAAGCTGAAGAAAGGAACTGGTGAGTCATCCAAATGAGACAGCAGTAGCAACACATTAGCTACTAAGATTCAATGGGAAAGATCTATGTTGATTAAATACAATCATGTTATGAAAGTAACTTTAGCTCCCAGGGATCGTCATGCTATATGTAATctgacttagggtttctattgctaagaAGAGaaaccatggccacagcaactcctataaaggaagacattcaaTTGGGAATGGCTTACATATTAAGAGGTTAAGTCATGGTGGGAAaaatggtagcaggcaggcaaacatggtactggagaaggagctgagagttctacaccttgatccacaggcagcagcaggagattGTCAGACTAAGCCAAGCTTCAGCATATAAGACCttaaagcctacctccacagtgaacactacctcaacaaggccacacctactccaacaaggctgcaccttctaatagtgccactccccaatGGGCCAAGGATTCAAAAACGTGAATCTATTGGTCCATTCCTATTAAAACCACCACACaatcaaaatcaaaatttaaattatgtttcttcCAGAGTtatcacttttaaaatacatatggagACATACAGATACCTAAGAATAAATGTAGTGCTATATTGCTAGTGTCACAATACATGAATTCAAATTACAGCTATATGCCTAAGAAAGCATCACTGCAGGATTATAAACCCTTCCAGTCAAtggaaattaacacagagacccacaactgatcattgaacagaaaataaaaggctgACTTCCTGGCCCcaggatcattgcagaagagggagcagatgaactgtaagagccagaggcagtggatgCCTACAGCAAAGCACTGGTCTTGGACACAGCAGGGTAGCTGCACAAATGAATTGAGAGTGGCCGTGACTGAATGAACAAGACTAAGTCACACAATATCTCAGtttggaaaaacaaaggaaattccATCTCTTGCTGGGAAAGTATGGTAACGGGTGGCTGCTGAGAGAGATTAGTGTTGGGGCCCCTAAATGGCACTACCTAAGCTCCAGGAGTTAGCCCTGTGTCCATTCATGCAAAACTAGAAGCTCCAAGAAaagaaggatgaagaggaggaggaggaagagtagggggatggggaggaaaaAACCCAATGAAATTTAGAGGGCATAGTGGTGTTTCAAAGGGTAAATTTTAGAGGGTTTCACTTCCCTGGTGGGATTCATTCCAAAAGATGCTCCTAGAGGCTATTTTTGATTTCCTGATTTATTCCTGGTATGTTTGTCTGTATTCAACAGGCAGGAAAATCGGTTTTCTGTGATCCATTTGATATCATTGTACATGATCTCACTCATATTTAGAACCCAAAACAGTTAAAACTCATAGAAGCCAAGAGTAGATCTAAGGTACCAGAGGTCAGGAGAGTCTGAGACGGGATTAACTGGGGATTAACTTCTTACATCAAAGAAGACTAAGTAACAATATCACAGGAGCCTGATTCTCTGGCTTTTTACTGGACAGCATGCTGGTATATATACAGAGATTACTATATGCTGGAGATAAGTAGAGGGGCAGATTAGGGTTTGTGTAAACACTGTGCAGTGTTCACAGGTATCCTGTGCAATTTTTGACAGTGTGTTCATTTGTACAATTTTTATGGTGCAAAGTAACAACATAAATAGACTGGAAAATTTGAAAAGATAACAGAATTAAGAAATCACAAGTGTTTTATACAGAAAATTGAATAggattcaaaataattttattgcatATGATGATTCCCAACattaaagacaataaaaactGCAAGTTTTCACTTACATAACTTAAATTACATAAATAGCaagataaatacacacataatacacagatATATCCAAATGGATGCATAAACAAATGCCTTTACATATAGATAAAATTTCCTGTTTTGCTGAAACATCTGGTCACTGTTTGAATTCATGTTAAAATAAATGATAGTTTTTAAAGGAGAATTTATGCAGTGAGGTGCAATGTCCTAGGCCAGGAAAGTCCTCTCCACTTTGCTCAGgacttcctccttctcctcactCAATGTTGCCAGTAAGTTGGCTGAGGCAGACATGGCTCTCCAGACTTCTGCTCTGACCACCTCCCAGGCACAGGGGCTGTGGTTCTTTTCTCCCAGGTAGGCAGTGATCCTGTCAAAGTAATTCTTCATAGCCACCTGTGAATCTTGCATCCCTACCTGATGCATCAGACAGGCTTTCAGGGCATTGAACTGCTGGAGGAGGCTGTTACAGAATGGCTTTAGGAGGGTTTTCTCCCAAGCAGCAGATGATTTATTTGAGCTGAAGAGGATCAGGGCCTGCTGGGTCAGCTCCTGCAGGACGGACATGGCTTGAGCCTTCTGGATGTGCTGGGCATCCACCTTCTCCACAGGCGATGCAAAGACCTTTCTGTCCTTCaggcaggagaaaggggagagtcTCCTCATTTCTTTCAGGAGTGTCAAGGCTGTCTTGTTCCCAGGCTTAGGTGATGGAGACAGTTCACATCCCAGAGAGCAGGTTGACCAGTAGCTCATCACCACCAGGGCCATCAGGAAAGCACAGGGTTTAGCCATTGTGGATGTTGCAGCTGCTGCTGATCCTCTGGGCTCTGAGGTCCTGAACCTTCCCCTCTAGGTTCTCTGAAGGCCATGCTGTGAGCATCTCtcttaaataggaaaaaaaaaaaaaaccaaacactattttccattttctgaatgtCGTCCCCTCACTTTCCAATTGTCTTTTCAATTTGGTTAACTCATTCTCTCCTAGTTTCTGGGAATTTTTCTAAACATGTTTGGTTTTCATCTTTGCTTCCTCTTTCACTGCTGCCCTCAGAGAGCGGGttcacagtttttctttttgtaactggaaTTGTCATTAACTCTTACACCACAGACGATCCTTTTGATTTTCCAATTTACACAttacatataaagaaaacattttctctgaAACTTGTATTTAAAAGTTACTGAAATTCACtttaccatattttatttatacatatatatgtgtaaatcATAATGTAAGGTATGACCCaaattgtttcaaaattaaaatatttatgcttatgatggtggtggtgcacacctttaatcccagtactggagaggctAATGTAGGCatatctctgatttcaaggcaagcctgatctactgagagagttccagaacaaccagggctactcaaagaaaccctgtctaaaaaagaaaaataaccaaaataggaaaaaagtaTTGATGTTATATTCAAAATTTCTTtaattgttcaggattgttttagctatcctgggtttcttgtttttccatatgataTTGAGTATGGTCCTTTCAAGGTATGTAAAGAaatgtgttggcattttgatgggtATTGAGTTGAATCTGTATATAACTTTTTAATTgccattttattatgttaattctactgattcatgagcatgggagatctttccattttctgataccttctttaTTGCTTTCTTCGAATACATCAAAATTTTGGCCATGCATGTCTTTTCTCTTGCTTGGTTAGGGTACCTCTAGGTATTGTATaatttttgtggctattgtaaaggttttttttttaatgatttctttctcagtccatttgtcattagTATTTAGAAGTGCTATTAACTCTTTTGAGTTCATcttatttatcagctgtagataTTACATTTCTGAATCTGTTTGTCTTCTTGTACATCAGACAAGGCATGAACTGGTCAGAACCTTCGGAACCTGTTTGAACCCGTTGGAACTGGTTGAATTAGTTGGACCAGGTTGAACTGGTGGAAACTATATTGAACCAGTGTGAATCGAATTGAACTGGTCGGAACCGTTTGGAGTCAGATGGGGCCCGGATTGAACCAGTCTGAACTGGTTGGAACCAGTTTTGAACAGCATTGAACTGGTCGGAGCCGGTCAGAACTGGTCAAAAGCAGAGTGAATCAGATGATCATGATGATGAAGAGAATGaaaatgaggatgaggatgaggataaTGATGATGAGAAGGAGGATGGTGATGATGTGGATTAGAATATTGAGGATGAGattgatgaggatgaggatgagggtAACAGGATGAGGATGATGAGGAAGATGataggatgaggatgaggatgaggatgaggctGAGGATGATAGGAAGAGGCAAGACCATACCCAGAAAAGattccaacttgtgaaaaagaattaaagaaaatcttagagctgtgtgtggtggggcacacctttaatcccagtactccagaagcaaaggcagaaggatctctgagtttgaggtcagctaggtctacagatccagtttcaggacaaccgaaattaggaggcagaggaattaATAGAAAACAGCAAGGTGGTAAAGATATAATTGAATGGTGGGTCCAAGTTCCAGCCCCATTAAGTAGAAGAACTTTGCAGAGTTGGCCAAATGGTCCTATCTTTAGAATCAAGATAGAAGAAAAGAGTTATGAAATCTTCATACTCCGCTAAGGAAAACTAATGTGGCCAGGAatgtgtcaggggtgtctctgatggaggcctagagaggccattgtttGAGCTGTGAAAATGAAGCCTAGGTTGCCTTGGAAACCTCAAGATGGTGAAGATGCTAGAggcatgggatacctgccaaggaaccagcccaagagacaGAGTGTGTTGAGGTCAGTAAAGATGAAAGGAACTGGAGATCTGATGGACATTttaacatcagacatggagatgcagggtttggagtttgcccagctggttttcaatcttgctttggtccagtatttcctcactattctccctttcctccgtttagaatggtaatgtatatgcTGTGCCATTTTATGCTGGAAGTATGTGATCgtcttttcaattttcattttacaagggattacagttcagagattgcctgaatctcagaagagactttgaactctAGACCTTAAAAAGTTTGAAACTTTTACAGATTATGAGGaaggaacttttgaagttgggctgaattcatttttgtattatgatatgcctacaagtctatgggggccatggAGTGAAATGTGTTAGTTTGAAAGAAATGCTCCcccaagggagtggcactatttagaGATTTGGCTTTGTTTGAGTAGATATGGTGCTGTTGGATGAAGTTTGACACTGTGGGGGTGTGCTTTGCTCAAGCTACATTCAGTGTGATACAGAGTAACCTCttctgcctgtgggtcaagaatcaaaactcttagctccttctctagcactatGTTGACCTGCATGCCACCTGCTGCAAGTtcttagcccaaccacagaaggTTGAGCTGGGTCCTAGGAAGTGTAACTGCTGCACTGCTTGCCTGTTGCCAGCCTCCCTAACACATTCAGACTCAGCAGGGAGTTTAGTCAAGCAGGAAAAGTTTATTACCACAccgcaagcatcttttaaaggaaaaaaaaacccacaaagcaggaaaacagccagccaatggttttaaaggtcagcgcTCTAGGttttacctagtgaacatgagctgttcatgcagtgaccctCTCTGGTTCGATCTTGGAAAccaaccatcttttttttttttttgtaaacaactcaggacttgcccatctgacttccctcagaaccatctttgactggctcatgtgccctacaacctgccatgatgataatttactaatcctctgaaattgtaagctagcaccaattaaatgttttctttataagagttgctgtagttatggtgtctcttcatagcaatagaagccctaagtaAGATGCTCCACTCACATCATGGTCCTGTCTCAATCCTTCTATTCCTGTCACTTAGTTCACCAATTCTGTAGGACAAAAACAGATTTGTATATCTAAAATGTGGAAAATGATATGGCTATTTTCTGGGAAAGGTGGTAGTATGGAACTGCTTCATAGTACTTTAT
This DNA window, taken from Cricetulus griseus strain 17A/GY chromosome 2, alternate assembly CriGri-PICRH-1.0, whole genome shotgun sequence, encodes the following:
- the LOC100762655 gene encoding interferon alpha-9 gives rise to the protein MAKPCAFLMALVVMSYWSTCSLGCELSPSPKPGNKTALTLLKEMRRLSPFSCLKDRKVFASPVEKVDAQHIQKAQAMSVLQELTQQALILFSSNKSSAAWEKTLLKPFCNSLLQQFNALKACLMHQVGMQDSQVAMKNYFDRITAYLGEKNHSPCAWEVVRAEVWRAMSASANLLATLSEEKEEVLSKVERTFLA